The following coding sequences are from one Paenibacillus sp. FSL R5-0912 window:
- a CDS encoding sensor histidine kinase: MRSNSLYRKYFKDNMFMRFTLIVSCIFIATIIAFSYLVLMLISDSAVQRQMDIQRKTMESISNYVENKYQSVQDMIRDVYRDGSLASNTTFLLEHPFGEYVEHRLDRYLLGDQTTSNAVQYFQNKIDDDPDIRSLMLYSANQQVMYYYDNRRQFDRVSTNAAHSFVPDSMVLDEESLVSVPNIWVLKSIGMPRAPMFSVKIPINNKSSLLNIGQMLVYFDSESIWQSMHNYKQDFKGEILVLSAQNEVIFDTSGQGYGRKYMKLQGANSGEEISMDGMVVTSLTQSQAGYTVVSLISKKELAETYSSARNTIVTIALVCILFAVLLPAMFISNFAKRTHRIIRFTRKVKNGDLNTRIIDNREDELGQIAKSFNSMLDELNQYIDQVYKAEIKQKHTEIATLEARVNPHFLYNTLEVIRMRAISSGAKDVGEMIYSLSVLFKSYVRPKAKYTFKDELEACRMYLELFRIRYKDRFSYTIECSKELEPIPVLKMSLQPVIENYILHGMRTGQTGNVISIRVHPDDHNNIRVVVSDNGLGIAGEKLNQLRLGLEDNRELSGSESFGLRSIHERLRLMYGKPYGVELASEAGAGTEVTITFPYPVKEETDHV, encoded by the coding sequence ATGCGGAGTAATTCCCTGTACCGCAAGTATTTTAAAGATAATATGTTTATGCGCTTCACTCTTATTGTCTCCTGTATCTTCATTGCAACGATTATTGCCTTCTCGTATCTGGTGCTGATGCTGATCTCGGATTCTGCGGTGCAGCGGCAGATGGATATCCAGCGCAAGACGATGGAGAGTATCAGCAACTATGTGGAGAACAAATACCAGTCCGTCCAGGATATGATCCGTGATGTGTACCGGGACGGCAGCCTGGCGAGCAATACCACCTTTCTGCTGGAGCACCCCTTCGGCGAATATGTCGAGCACAGGCTGGACCGCTACCTGCTCGGGGATCAGACGACCTCTAACGCCGTACAGTATTTCCAGAACAAGATCGACGATGATCCGGATATCCGCAGCCTGATGCTGTACAGCGCCAATCAGCAGGTGATGTACTATTACGACAACCGCAGGCAATTTGACCGGGTATCCACCAATGCGGCCCATTCCTTTGTCCCGGATTCGATGGTTCTGGATGAAGAGAGCCTGGTTTCCGTGCCGAATATATGGGTGCTGAAGAGCATCGGCATGCCGAGAGCCCCTATGTTCTCGGTGAAGATTCCCATTAACAATAAGTCGTCGCTGCTCAATATCGGCCAGATGCTGGTCTACTTCGACTCCGAATCCATCTGGCAGTCCATGCATAACTATAAGCAGGATTTCAAAGGCGAGATTCTTGTGCTCTCCGCCCAGAATGAAGTCATCTTTGACACTTCGGGTCAAGGGTACGGCCGGAAATATATGAAGCTGCAGGGGGCGAACTCCGGGGAGGAAATCTCTATGGACGGAATGGTGGTCACCAGCCTGACCCAGAGCCAGGCCGGCTACACGGTGGTCAGTCTGATCTCCAAGAAGGAGCTTGCCGAAACCTATAGCAGCGCACGCAATACTATTGTTACGATTGCCCTCGTCTGTATCCTGTTCGCCGTGCTGCTGCCGGCGATGTTTATTTCGAATTTTGCCAAACGGACGCACCGTATTATCCGCTTCACCCGGAAAGTGAAAAACGGGGATTTGAACACCCGGATTATAGACAACCGTGAGGATGAACTGGGCCAGATTGCCAAGAGCTTCAACAGCATGCTGGATGAACTGAACCAGTACATTGATCAGGTGTACAAAGCTGAAATCAAGCAGAAGCATACGGAAATCGCTACGTTGGAGGCAAGGGTGAATCCGCATTTTCTCTACAATACGCTGGAGGTTATACGGATGCGGGCGATTTCAAGCGGGGCGAAGGATGTGGGCGAGATGATCTACAGCCTGTCTGTGCTGTTCAAATCGTATGTTCGTCCGAAGGCGAAATATACGTTCAAGGATGAACTCGAAGCCTGCCGTATGTATCTGGAGTTGTTCCGGATCCGTTACAAGGACCGGTTCTCCTATACCATTGAATGCAGTAAAGAGCTGGAGCCTATTCCTGTACTCAAAATGTCCCTTCAGCCCGTGATTGAAAACTATATTCTGCACGGCATGCGCACCGGACAAACCGGTAATGTGATCAGCATCAGGGTCCATCCGGATGATCACAACAATATAAGGGTTGTTGTCTCGGACAACGGCCTGGGGATTGCCGGGGAGAAGCTGAACCAGCTCCGGCTGGGCCTGGAGGATAACCGTGAATTGTCCGGATCAGAGTCATTCGGGCTGCGGAGCATTCATGAGCGGTTAAGGCTGATGTACGGCAAGCCGTACGGGGTTGAGCTGGCCAGTGAAGCAGGAGCCGGAACCGAGGTCACTATAACTTTTCCATATCCCGTCAAGGAGGAGACAGATCATGTATAA